One window of the Dehalococcoidia bacterium genome contains the following:
- a CDS encoding PAS domain S-box protein, which produces MPKTNKNARSNIKKGRKSAASENKIRHLLESITNTVFEADTNGNITYANRMTLRMLGYTQSDLKSGVNILNIVADDEADRMKSSISKLLDEENKAETPGLEEYTAQRSDGSTFPMTIHFNRIIDDDDQVTGIRGIFFDTSNDKSYKAALQMSEEKLRFIVDSISDGIIVTDIEGRIVEVNNATLQKAGYTRKQEIIGQNAFEFIVQKDQQRFQQDMFETLLRKDVLDKVEYTLWAVDGKKFDAEISSALLRDEEGDPKGFIGVVRDITSRKKIESNLKSSEERLQAIVENAPDAIFIYDSEGNMIYGNRKAEELTGYSKIEFMGKNIFDMGIISEEYIQLVAEKLKQFRGIPGGPQEVELINKSGRRVLIEVTVFPIAKQGSSEVVGIARDVTERKRMEKELDEHRHQLEKLIEQRTKELTATNQRLQSEIAERKLAADELRSSEDKLRFIFDSMDVGIIATDMKARIIEVNDAALKMFGYERDSVIGKDGLKFIAGKDQKRLADDIKKIYKEQRNVNLRYDIANKAGDICPVEISATLLHDSNGEHAGFMAIIRDISR; this is translated from the coding sequence ATGCCGAAGACAAACAAAAATGCCAGATCGAATATCAAAAAGGGACGAAAAAGCGCGGCCAGCGAAAATAAGATCCGCCATCTGCTGGAATCGATCACAAATACGGTCTTTGAGGCCGATACAAACGGAAACATCACCTATGCAAACCGTATGACCTTAAGAATGTTAGGTTATACCCAGAGCGACCTGAAAAGCGGCGTTAATATACTGAATATCGTGGCGGACGATGAGGCGGACAGGATGAAATCGTCGATAAGCAAACTGCTCGATGAGGAAAACAAGGCAGAAACGCCGGGTCTGGAAGAATACACCGCTCAAAGATCGGACGGTTCGACCTTCCCCATGACGATACATTTTAACCGGATAATTGACGATGATGACCAGGTTACAGGCATCAGGGGTATATTTTTCGATACAAGCAACGATAAATCGTATAAAGCGGCGCTTCAGATGTCGGAGGAGAAGCTCCGGTTCATAGTAGACTCAATATCGGACGGAATAATAGTAACGGACATCGAGGGCAGGATAGTTGAAGTCAACAACGCTACTCTGCAGAAGGCGGGATACACCCGCAAGCAGGAGATAATCGGACAGAACGCCTTTGAGTTCATCGTGCAGAAAGATCAGCAGCGATTCCAACAGGACATGTTCGAGACACTGCTCAGAAAAGATGTGCTGGACAAGGTCGAATACACGCTCTGGGCTGTTGACGGCAAGAAATTCGATGCCGAAATCAGCTCCGCGCTGTTAAGGGACGAAGAAGGCGATCCTAAAGGTTTTATCGGAGTTGTCAGGGACATCACCAGCAGAAAGAAAATAGAGTCTAATCTCAAAAGCAGTGAAGAGAGGCTCCAGGCCATAGTAGAGAACGCTCCCGATGCTATTTTTATCTACGATAGTGAAGGCAACATGATATACGGCAACAGGAAAGCTGAAGAGCTTACCGGTTATTCCAAGATAGAATTCATGGGAAAGAATATCTTCGATATGGGAATCATATCGGAAGAATATATCCAGTTAGTAGCGGAAAAATTGAAGCAGTTCAGAGGGATACCGGGCGGGCCGCAGGAGGTTGAACTTATCAATAAGAGCGGACGCCGTGTTCTAATAGAAGTAACCGTTTTCCCTATCGCCAAGCAGGGCTCTTCCGAGGTTGTAGGCATAGCGCGCGACGTCACCGAACGCAAACGTATGGAAAAAGAACTTGACGAGCATCGCCATCAACTGGAAAAACTGATAGAACAGCGTACCAAAGAGCTCACTGCAACCAACCAGCGACTTCAGTCGGAGATCGCCGAGCGAAAACTCGCTGCAGATGAACTGAGATCCTCTGAAGACAAGCTGCGGTTCATTTTTGATTCAATGGACGTGGGGATAATCGCCACAGATATGAAAGCGCGGATTATAGAGGTCAATGATGCCGCTCTCAAAATGTTCGGGTATGAAAGAGATTCTGTGATAGGAAAGGACGGCCTGAAATTCATCGCGGGAAAAGATCAAAAAAGGTTAGCAGACGATATTAAAAAGATTTATAAAGAACAACGCAATGTTAATCTCCGGTATGATATTGCCAATAAGGCCGGCGATATATGTCCTGTCGAGATTAGCGCCACCCTGTTGCATGACAGCAACGGAGAGCACGCGGGATTCATGGCTATCATTAGAGATATCAGCCGCTGA